Proteins encoded by one window of Trichoplusia ni isolate ovarian cell line Hi5 chromosome 23 unlocalized genomic scaffold, tn1 tig00002085_group22, whole genome shotgun sequence:
- the LOC113506697 gene encoding 40S ribosomal protein S29: MGHANIWYSHPRRYGQGSRSCRACSNRHGLIRKYGLNICRQCFREYAHDIGFKKLD, encoded by the exons ATGGGCCACGCTAACATTTGGTATTCTCATCCTCGCAGATACGGCCAGGGTTCACGCTCGTG CCGCGCCTGCTCCAACAGACACGGTCTGATCCGCAAGTACGGTCTTAACATCTGCAGACAGTGCTTCAGAGAGTACGCTCACGACATTGGTTTCAAGAAG cttgattaa